The segment ACATTCTGCAGAATTAGCTGATGGgttaaaatcacattttcataCTGAACCGAATCCTCTTGGACAAATGTAGGTTAGTTCCCTGATACTGGGGTCCTGATTAGTGTCTTCTTTAATCTCTCCTGGGAGAAGTACATATATCCCTGTACATCATCTTAGTGCTGGTGGGAGAGGGCTTAGCTGAATTGATGGAAACAGCAAGTTCTCTACAGAAAGCCATCTGTAGCCTACAGTGCTGTActggggatgtggggttgggTCAGCCCTGGATCGTGATGCATGTTGCTCCACTCCTACAAAGCTCTGTAGTTCTCTGAATCCAGGATCGTTATTAGTGTCTTCATTAATCTCTCCGGGGAGAAGGATGTATATCCCTATACATCATCTCAGAGATATTTCTGGTCCTCTCCAGATGTCTGGGGTGTGCTGGAAGGGACTCCAGGCTGAGAGTGAGGAAGAGAAAGCTTTTCATTGCAAGATTGTCAGTGGGACTTTACATACCTAGGGTGCAGGGTTGTTGTCACTCTTGGTGCTCTCATTggaaagaagaagagaggaggcaagggaaagaaaaagatttggtTAACTCTCCTGCTTCTGAACAGTCTCCCACTGCCCATGAGGTCTCATAACTATCAGTGAATGACATGGGCTACAGCACACCAAACACTAGCAGCAAAGCTATCAGAAACTGGTTCTGAGCAAACACCATTAGAATTCCATAATCCAGATGCAGTCCTGCTACAGTGTGACTGGGGAGTCTGAAGGGATGAGAAAGCAtgatgctttttgcttttttttagaggaaaaagaaatactagAGACATTCTGTGGTAGTAAGGTGTTAACAGATTGAACTTACTGGAAAGACTCCCATGGACTGCAGTGCAGTTGGGTCAGTCCCCCTGATGTGCTGTGGAGGTTCTGCAGTCCTTTGAACTCGATCTTATTTCAGTGGTTCTGTTAATGCTGTCTCATATATTGATGTGGCATTGCATTTGAAATAGAGTCACTTTTAATTCAAAACCATACAGCTcaggaacaggaaaaatattGTGGTATGCGTTCAGCAACATATTTGGTGCTGTGCAGCCATTCTACAGAGTGCATTTAACTGTATTTTGTGTATTATTCTTAACATGCATTCACACtagacagcaaagcagcagttaTGGGGTCTGCTATGAATGCATATTAACAGCAGTACACATTTGCATATCATGGATCCATAATACAAAATGAGTAGTAAAATCCTTATGAAAAGTTATTATGCATGCACAGTAAAAGCTTTTTAAACCTTGATATCTCCGTTATTTTGTTTCTCCactatttatttgaaaatattaaaaaggtCAAATGATGGATTAAGAATCTGCAAAAATGTAATGTTGCTACTACAGAGGGAATCCTCCAACATAagctaattcttttttttttttttttttggtagcagTATCAACCATTCAAAAATGGATTTCAAAAGAGAATTTGAGTGGTTAAAAAAACattgagaagatattttttatataaGTATTTTTTGGAGGTTGCAGTAAATTTTTACAGCTCTTCCCTTAACACGGAGGCACTACAATGTCAACCTTTCCTTCAGTTTGTTCTAATATTTTTAGTATGCATTGAAACAAGGTTCAGATCCTCAGGACTTTGCATATTTAGATTACCGTGCATTGTATAATACTCTGAATATGCAAAATCCTTGAAAAGGTTGACAACCCTTAGGACCTTGCACAATGTAAATCTTAATACATAAATTTCTATTGAGAATAACAGGATTCTACCCACTCTGCAACACAGATTGCAATATTTGGGATAAAATGAAATGGATGTTGTGAGTACAACCACTCTTGCTCCTTTTGAACAGGTGCCACTGAAGTTTTAGGATCTTTCTTgctttaaatgcatttaaaaattcaaaatacatcaaaaaatgaaaataatctttaaaaagagaTCTGAGCTCTGTAGAAAGTGAATGATCTGATATTCCCGgcttctgttaaaaataagcaagtacatacacacaaacacaaagtttggaggagggatttttttcttgtgtgggTCCCTAAAATTATTGAGCACATACACATGGATGTACGCAGCACACcttattctgctgctgcttctttccttttcctttatttatttatttttttccccctgtattaaaaaacaaaatgcccAGATTTAGATGAAactttgtgaaaacaaaataattggaTCAGGACTGAGAACATTAACGCCAAGCTTTGGCCCAACGTGAATTAAAGCAGATGAGTTATAAACCCTTCAAAAACAGGATTTATAACGGAAACGCTGACACAGACCCATAACAATAGCAGCTCTGCCAGGGATTATTTTAATACTAAAAGCATACTTAGGCTctcactttttaaaacagagattaCTTAGTCACTAAAAAGCAGCAATACATGataataaaagcaaactttCGGAAAACGTTCCCTAGATGACATGCTATCCCCCCCTACAACTCACTTGACATTGCCTCTGTGCAACACACCACCCCTAAGGAAAttaaatacaacaacaaaacccagaCCAAGGTGGAGTTTGCCATCAGCTGCGTGGCCGGGCTGAGCCGAGTGGCTCTGTCAGCTCCAGTTAACAGCTTCTTGTCCgagggaagaaacaaaagagtTAAGGGAGCCGAAGCGGGAGGTGAGGAGGCggcagagggagaaaagggCACGAGGACAGAGCCGCAAAGGGGCACATGGAAGCAGCGACCAGGAGGCAGGATGCTCCCAAAGACCAGCCCTGGGACTTAAGATCACAGAGAAGTGCTCAAGGGAGCACTGCAAGCACCCCAAATCCTCACCCACGCCAGGGCGGGAAGGGGTGTGAGCAATGAATTGCTGTGGTTGCAGGCGAATGCACGTCACTAGAAAAAGCAACAGTTCTGAAACCTTGGCGTCATGTGTCCAGTACTCCTCTGTCGCTTCTTTTTTCTGGGGGAGGGAAGGTCAAAAAATGATGAAGGTCATGATTTCTTATTGGCAGTGGGGGATTTGCAGCTTTTAGCCTGTATTCTGGGGCAACATGCTGTACTTCAGTGACAAatacatgaataaataaataaacagaaagaatgatggaaagaaagaaagaaagaaaaaagaaagaaggaaagaataaggaaagaaagaaggaaagaataaggaatgaaggagaaagaaaaagaaagaaggaaggaaggaaggaaggaaggaaggaaggaaggaaggaaggaaggaaggaaggaaggaaggaaggaaggaaggaaggaaggaaggaaggaaggaaggaaggaaggaaggaaggaagaaagaagaaagaaagaaagaaagaaagaaagaaagaaagaaagaaagaaagaaagaaagaaggaaagaaggaaggaaagaaagaaagaaagaaagaaagaaagaagaaagaaagaaagaaagaaagaaagaaagaaagaaagaaagaaagaaagaaagaaagaaagaaagaaagaaagaaaaaggaaggaaggaaggcagaacagacattaaaaagaacaaaacaaacaaacaaaaaacaacaaaaaactcacGCCCCAAATTCGCTTGAAATAGCATCACTTTTTGTGTCCCTGCCATAACACCAGTATTACATCCtgattccttccttcccccccccttttttttttttttttgcctgggtACCAGGTGCACCAGAGGGATCCGATCAGTACAAGACAGCACTTTTTGTATAAACAATGCCACATTAACAACTACAGGGCAGCCGTACCTGTAGGCAGGGATAGCACCAAATGTTGGCACGTCTATCCGTGCAGCTAGACTGCTAGAAAGAAGCAGCTCCAGTGGAAAAGCACCTACTGTATGTGCAacgctggtgcagattttttttttctatcagtcTAACCTTCTGTGTTGATACATGAATGCTGGTACCCACTTAGAGGGATGCCAGATGATCAGTGCAGAATGAAGGTCCCAGGAGAAAGGCTCACGTGGTTTTCTCTGCCCCGTGACGTCACTAGCAGATGGCATGGGTACCAGCTCTGGCAGTTGGCATCAATGTCACTTTTTAGAGATCAATGAGATAGTGCAGATATACACAGATCTAGGCTCCAGGAGACGATGCGACACTCAGACTGAAAAGATTTGGAAggcaaaaaatgaaaactgattgttgaatgaaataaaaagctaaGGTAATGCAAATAAAGATATATTTCAGTTGGTGCTGGGTGTGCATGCAAGTGTTTAAAGATACAGTATCATTGTCTTGTATTTTATGTATGCTATTAACTGTCTGATAACTCCTGCTaacattttattcttctgatgCAATTGGTTACTTTTGTTGGTGTTATGTAATGTTGCAAGTGTGTAGACAATAATGCTGGACTTAATCTTTTACTGGGGTTTTTGTCTAGTTTTATTCTATTTAAAAGTCCGTGTATTCGTTTTGTCTGTGTCTTGGAGGACAGTGGGTCCAAGCATTTGCGGCTcccaaactgaaaacaaaagcagaaataatcgGAAGGGGGGAATTATTTCCCTGTTTCAGCTTGGGTTGCGAGCACACGTGCACGACTGCAGCCAGAGCCCAGAGCCCGTTGCTGTCAGCCAGGGGCTGGGGAGACGCCTGAGCCTCCCTGAACATAAACACTGCTACAGCGTGCAGGGAAATATTTCCCCCTCTAATTGGtggggcaggaaaaaaaaaaaaaagagagagagagaagactaaattaaaaataataaaataaaagcaaataagcaGATAAGTTCAGTCTaggtaaatgaaaaataagatttagcatttttgctgggaaaaagaaaaagaaaggtaggGAGATTTTATTTCCTAACTCTAACCTGAATATGTTTAGGGTTTGATCCTTCCTGATTTTTTGTCTTGATGTGAAATATgtaatgcatgattttcataGGAAttgttagaaataaaaaaatcttcatttttttaatgttactaGCTGAGCAATTTGGGGGATGttccattaatatttttttcacccGGTATAACTTGCGAGAGTTTAATATCTTGattcagaaagaggaaaatgtggAGGGACAATAACTCGGAAATTTAAGcaaaaagtgattttaaaatgtttagtttaatagagatgtggcacttctCAGTTTTAGGACTGCACTcgctcttctcatttttttcaccCAGGGGAATTTGTATTAATGAAATTTATGTATTGCTTTATcatgttttgcatttctttgagTTCCATGGTGGTGAGGGTTCAAAGggcttgtttaaaaataagataaatgaGCAGGGAGCTAATCATACGTTTTAAATATTGATTTACTCTGTACTTATCTGTGGGAGATGTGGCTTTTTAGTTGTGAGATCCTGAGCGCTTCAAGTGATTTTAAAATCCTGGGCAGGTCTTGATTTTTAGTAAGCAAGCATTTGCAATTGAtgttttatgagaaaaaaatacgGATTGTGCATTTATACACATGCACTCCTATATGTACAGAGCGCACACAGACAAATGCAAGGTGCATGAGAATGGGTGTGTAAGTCGGCAAACTTTgtaaatggaaatatttaaatattgtgCTGGCCCTCTTTCAGGTAACTTAAGATTATAGAACCATGCTAACACTACCGTTTGATGAGTCTGTTGTAATGCCAGAGTCCCAGATGTGCAGAAAGTTTTCCAGAGAAAGCGATGaccaaaagcaaataaagaaccCGGAAAGCTTTTCGAAGCAGATCATACTCCGAGGGAAGAATATTAAAAGGTCTCCCGGAGAAGAtacagagaaagaggaagaagaggaggagagggaggaggaggatgagaacGGCTtgcccaggagaagaggccttCGGAAAAAAAAGACGAGCAAGATCAGGATGGAAAGGATCAAATTCAGGCGACAAGAAGCCAACGCGCGTGAGAGGAACCGGATGCACGGCCTTAACGACGCTCTGGACAATTTAAGGAAAGTGGTCCCTTGCTACTCTAAAACACAAAAACTGTCTAAAATTGAAACGTTGAGATTAGCCAAGAACTACATTTGGGCTCTTTCCGAAATTCTGCGAATTGGCAAGAGGCCTGACCTGCTCACCTTTGTCCAGAACTTGTGCAAGGGTCTGTCCCAGCCAACGACAAACTTGGTGGCGGGATGCCTGCAGCTGAATGCCCGAAGCTTCCTGATGGGCCAGGCAGGCGAAGGTGCCCATCATGCCCGCTCGCCTTACTCTACCTTCTACCCTCCCTACCACAGCCCTGAGCTCGGCACCCCCCCAGGGCATGGGACTCTCGACAACTCCAAGTCCATGAAACCCTACAACTACTGCAGTGCGTATGAGTCCTTCTACGAGAGTACTTCCCCAGAGTGTGCCAGCCCACAGTTTGAAGGTCCCTTAAGTCCTCCCCCAATTAACTATAATGGGATATTTTCCCTGAAGCAAGAAGAAAGCTTGGACTATGGCAAAAATTACAATTACGGCATGCATTACTGTGCAGTGCCACCCAGGGGTCCCCTTGGGCAGAGCTCGATGTTCAGGTTGCCTACAGAGAGCCACTTCCCTTACGACTTACATCTGCGCAGCCAGTCTCTCACCATGCAAGATGaattaaatgcagtttttcataattaatgaggaaaatgaaaataaacagtggTCATTCACCTCCCCATCTAATTAAGAGCGAGCAGATGCTTGGGCACTGCGTAATTGGCACAACTCTATTTAACGTGTTTACTAGTTTCTAAAGTGTGTTTCAACTATTGTGGGGATTTTCTATGTATTAATAAATCCCTTTTACgataagcattttttctttcttttttgttttgttttggttttttgggtttttttttttgtttgtttggttttttttggtctgtAAACACTGTGAAATTATGTTTCCTCCCAGAGGttatttcccccctcctttttttcttatttccctaCTTGCTTGATTTGTTGAGCAGTGTGTCTGAACAGCACCGCCGAAATAAAAGCATACACACTGTGTAAAGTTAATGTCTATTTTGATTGTACAGTAATTATACAAATGCATGTTATTGAAATCAgatgaataaaaatgatgtatttaTAATTGGTAGAAattatatattatgtatttgAAGGAGAACTGggtttaaaaatattcagaactTTAAAGAAATTATCTCAGAACTGAGATGGGCTTGCAATATGCAGAGGTGAGAGAGCAGCAATATTGAAagctatgcaaaaaaaaaaaaaaaagcatacgaaaaaaaacaaaacagattttctggttgttgtttttgggtAAGCTAACAAAAAAGCAGTGACTGTCACTGAAATTATTCAACCTGGCCTTTAGAGTGTTGCTGGCAGGGGCCACATGCTAATATTTTAGAAGATGTTGTTGAAATTTTGCCTCAGTTATTTTGACCATATATAATCAGCACTTTTTTGTATTATTCTGACTTCAGATGTAAAGGTTTGTTATAACAATGTATAACTGTGGTTTCTCACTAcgtattttaaatgcaattaaacATAGATGTTTccacttttaaaatacatctattAGCTGTGATGCTGTATTTTGCCTGATACTTATTATTTCACAGTATACAGTTGCCTTTGGTCTTGCCTACACAGCTTTCTGCCCTGCTCCCCCATAGCGCTTGAGCCAGGAGATGGAAATCATGATTTATCAAGGTGAACTTTGCTCTACTTTACATCAGCAACACAGCAAACCAGACCCAAAATAGCACAGCTGTATGCGAAAACAAAGATTAGGGGAAGAAGGTAACTTTACAGCTCAACGAAACACAGATTCTACATTTCATATGGGCAAAGCTCTGAGTGCACATGCAGGTCACAGGCTGCCCTGAACACAGCCCTTGCTAATAAAGAGCACAGCTAAGCTACAGAGGTGCCTACAGCCCACTCATGGAGACGCTCACAAAGCCTCTGTGTCACTGGCACCTTGGCAGGTGAAGCCCTGCTGTGCCTTGACTGCTCTGTGGTTACTCAGAGCTGTTTCCTGGTGAGCTATAATTGAGATAAAAAATCAGCCTCTAGGTCTGTGAACAGGCAAGGCGTCTTCATTTTGAGAGGTACAGAGCAGTTACTTGACAGGCATTCATCCCAAGTACCGAAACGTAACACTGTGACAGAGTAGGGAATCcctctttaaaaatacttgaaaagtGTAGACTCTACTTTCAAGTTAGAAGCCCTGTGCTGCATCACAGCCCAGGCCTCTACATGTTAGCATCACACGAACCTCAGACCCTCATTCGAGTGACAGCTTGACAAAGAGGGGGCATCATAACTTATCTAATTTCACATGTGTCTTACCACGCATTGCTTCTCCTTCAGGACAACAGCCATCTGGAGTCTATCTCTTCTCAAAAGACCAGACCCAAAGTTCCAACACTTGGATCATGATCTAAATGTTCTCATGCAGGAGAAGCACTGGACATGTGGTTTTGCTCAGCCACCATCTTCTCTAGATATAAATGTCAAACCTCAAACAGAACTTCTGAAAGCATAGTTTTGAGCCATGGTTCACGAGGTTGGTTCAGGATTATCCCACCATTCAGCAGTGTCAGGGCCAGGCAAGAAGTAAGCAGCAGTTCTTTACCTGGTGATGGGTATGAGTGTTGGGCTGAAAACATCCCTGGGTTCTTTGCACTGAACAGAAGAGAGGCTTGGGGAAAGACAGTAAAGTAAAACATGGGGTAGGAGGGGGATGCATCCTCCTGCCAAACACAGGCCGCATCTCAAGCCCTACTCCAGCAGGCCATAACTTTGTCTGTCACCTcagggctgtggtgctgagcttgAGCAGGGTGCATCCACGTGAGCGGCAGGCAAAGCGAGGAGGCAGCTGTAAAGTTCTGTACCGAGGGAAGGAGATGCCTGTCAGGATACATTTAGCAGACAACCAAGGGGAGTGCAAAGACTTTGAGCTCTGCAATCTGGGGGTCTCCAGCTCCGTGGCCCTATATTAACTTCATAACTCATGGGCCACTTCCAGTtttccctgctggcagcagaaccaagaggaagggggaggaaaaatACCCCTCCCTGCCAGTCTGGATCTTTCTCTCTCAGTCCATGACAGATGGGGAGGCAATTCACAGCCAGATTCCCCCTCTGGTAGCTCAAGGCAGGCACCACACTTGCTCAGGGCACTGCAAATTGAAAAGCCAGTCCAGAATAAATAATGGAGCAAGTCATAGAAAAATATTGagcttgcattaaaaaaaaataaattaaaaataaaaaagacatcCCCTGTCTGGGAGGGTATGGATTATTCAGAGATACCAAGATAGGGAATTCTCTGGAAGACAGGTTCTCTCACATACCTTCTCTGTCACAAACACAACAGATATTTCTGTGTGCCTTAGCTGGCCCATCGCAGAATATAAGCAATTTATAAAAGCCTTTGAAGTTGCCTGGTTTCATAGACAAAATCCAAGCATGGAGAATGCCAGGGTGCTTTAAATCCACAGGAATAAAAGCCAGTGGGTTTCTTTACCCCGTCTGCACATTATAGGGTTTGCCTCCTCCCAGGCCCATTCGTAtagcaaaacaaagctgttcaTTTCTGCCTGCCTTGTTTTCCTCTTAACAACCTTCTCCTCTTTGAGGACAGGGATATGTAAAACAGTGACTGCTCCAGAAAAATTTGGTGAGAAGCTTCTATTCATCCTTGTCCTTTAGTGTAAGTGTAATGAAACCTTCTGACAAATGTAAAGGTGGGAAGCCcaaatctgagagaaaaaaaaagccatttcttttATGGTTTTGTTACACAGTGGAGCTCTTTGACATATAATTTTTCCCAGAGTGACTTTTGagttagatttttaaaaagcattataTGTTGTTACGGTATCAGAAATATATTAACTACTTATTAATGGTTGTACTGGTTCAGATTAAACATTCATAGAAGAAAAGGACATCCTAAGtctgagcagaggaaaaaaaaaaagatatatatatatagatataaaatatatagatatatatactTCTTTCACTAataaaaaaacaccagaaaaataCTGCTCCAGGGCTTTAGCCACCTCTGTTGAAGACAGGAATGTGCCTGAACTGCCCTTGGGATGGGAGGCACAGCAGCGTACCTCGGGGTTTGTACcctttcctctgcagcactgggctAATCAGCAATCCCAGGCTAGGGTAATGCCAGGCTGCACCTCTGGACAAATTCTTCAGATATTATAGGAGTTAAATTTAActggcagctccagctctgcatcCCTACACACCCCAGCACAGTGccaagcagagagagaaggacaACATCATTTTGCCAGACCTTAGATGAGATTTTAAATCTCCCCTGCCTTACAGTAGGAACACACTCATTTTAGGACACATCCTTGCTATGCTCCCTTAGGGataatctgtgtttttttcactttaagGCTATTTGCacagagatttttaaaatgcacagaCACAAAAGTGGTGGCAGGTTTTTTCTAGCAATTCCCTCTCCTATTTTTACCCCtacttccctcttttcttctcccctttgcCTGTAGGGCTCTCAAATGGCAGCAAATTAAGTGAAATGCCATCAATAAAGATGAATGAAATCCCGGTGAAACACATGGCAGAATCTTTTCTTGCAGAAGCAAATAACACTTGCCTAAATTAAGAGgagctgtgtggttttgtttctcagatTGTGAATCTAGTCTGACTCAAGCCTATAGTTATACTTTCTGATCCATAGTCAAGGTCAAGCAGGTTTATTCAAGATACCAAAATCCTACAGCTCTTGAGGTACATGTAGCAGTGATGGTAATGGTTTGGGCTGAATTGTTGGGAAGGCAATTCTCTTTATAAAATTTCAAACttccaaacagaacaaaacaaaacaaaacaaaacaaaacaaaaaaacaacaacgcCAAACCAACAAcgaaacaacaaaaaatcccctATAACCTGGCCGTGGGTCTGACCCAGAGCTGAACTGCGGCAGCAGGTTGTGATTTTGCTCTGGAGAGAAACAGATCAGTGTGGCGAACAGCTGGCACTGCGCCACAACAGAATCTCAAGGGCAGACCTGTCGTGCCTCGCTGATACAAATCTAACTGCCATACGCGGGGCTGCCACGCAAAATCGTGCTCCCAAGCCCTCTCCCCTGCACCATGTGACCTGAGCAAGCTGCCCCACTCAATTCTTTCACGCTATGCCAAGAGGATGGCCTATTTTCCTGCAGAGCCTTCCCTCTTGCCCCAGAGGATGTGCAAGAATGAGCGAGcgaaagggaagggaaagccAGATTCACAGAGAGAAGAGAtatggattattattattattattttaatgcatgCGAGGTGGATTAAAAAACGACCTGCAACTTGCTTTGCATTGGCATCAGTTCCAAACATTCTGAGTTCTAAAGAGGTTTTCTCCCCCTTCTCACCAAAACGTTGCTTTCTCTTGGCTGCTTTCCTTTGTCACTGGCTCCTCAGGATTTCACATTTATCTCTGTAGCTGTGCTATTTGCACTATTTAATTCTAGGACACCACGTATGTATGCACCATATGGAAACAAGGCATATTCTAGCTTTAGCTGAAATATTGAACTAGTCGAGAAGGATATtaatatatatctgtatatttgGAACAGAAAAGCAGCCTTTATGATCTATCTGTTTTCCCAGGATATTCAGCGTGGACCTCCCACCTCCGCTAGTGAACACTGTCCTTTGCTAGTTCTGATATTCTGggtctttttccttatttctgtagGACATTAGCAATCaggctattttattttttctggattGGAG is part of the Gallus gallus isolate bGalGal1 chromosome 2, bGalGal1.mat.broiler.GRCg7b, whole genome shotgun sequence genome and harbors:
- the NEUROD6 gene encoding neurogenic differentiation factor 6, coding for MLTLPFDESVVMPESQMCRKFSRESDDQKQIKNPESFSKQIILRGKNIKRSPGEDTEKEEEEEEREEEDENGLPRRRGLRKKKTSKIRMERIKFRRQEANARERNRMHGLNDALDNLRKVVPCYSKTQKLSKIETLRLAKNYIWALSEILRIGKRPDLLTFVQNLCKGLSQPTTNLVAGCLQLNARSFLMGQAGEGAHHARSPYSTFYPPYHSPELGTPPGHGTLDNSKSMKPYNYCSAYESFYESTSPECASPQFEGPLSPPPINYNGIFSLKQEESLDYGKNYNYGMHYCAVPPRGPLGQSSMFRLPTESHFPYDLHLRSQSLTMQDELNAVFHN